One genomic segment of Pandoraea thiooxydans includes these proteins:
- a CDS encoding PelD GGDEF domain-containing protein, with translation MQTDKQTSPPQARASDPLGNVGYYGRLLAPALTRPVAALEVIGVMALVIGFCYLLRPADPLLLHIGFPWLWLVAAIMALRYGALLGVLAGICVTVAWYALYGHVVGAEFPVMFFVGGLALVVISGHFCDIWGNRANRLGSINSYLSDRLVSITNNHYLLRISHDRLEHDVLTRPVTMRDAIMRLRDFSPTHSGAAPDMPLPNIQGMLEFAALTCQIGDASIFPVTKGRVEHVAAASVGEPFELDSDDPLLRDCLEKSALSHLRELDETGRSAYLVCAPLISASGKLVAVLVVRHMAFLSLNQDNLQLLLVLLGYYADSVEHRAMVDAITQRVPDCPYEFALELARLTHMKRASNIDSALVALVFARGTDGDSLFDQVTRTRRALDVLWAVRDDQRQVAITLMPLTDENGINGYLMRTENTLKSQFSTDFERSHVAVHTVAVSSSDPGDVLQRLLQRCGHHG, from the coding sequence GTGCAAACCGATAAGCAAACATCGCCGCCGCAAGCGCGCGCCTCAGATCCACTCGGGAACGTCGGCTACTACGGCCGTTTGCTTGCACCGGCGCTCACGCGTCCCGTGGCCGCCCTGGAAGTCATCGGCGTGATGGCGCTGGTGATCGGTTTTTGTTATTTGCTGCGCCCGGCGGATCCGCTGTTGCTGCATATCGGCTTTCCATGGCTTTGGTTGGTCGCGGCGATCATGGCGTTGCGCTACGGCGCGCTGCTCGGGGTGCTCGCGGGGATTTGTGTCACCGTCGCCTGGTACGCGCTGTACGGGCACGTCGTCGGCGCGGAGTTTCCCGTGATGTTCTTCGTGGGCGGCCTGGCGCTGGTGGTGATCTCGGGCCATTTCTGCGACATCTGGGGCAATCGCGCCAATCGGCTGGGCAGCATCAATAGCTATTTGAGCGACCGGCTGGTATCGATCACCAACAATCATTACCTGCTGCGCATCTCGCACGACCGGCTCGAGCACGACGTGCTGACCCGGCCCGTGACGATGCGCGATGCGATCATGCGCCTGCGGGATTTTTCGCCGACGCACAGCGGTGCCGCGCCCGATATGCCGCTGCCCAACATTCAAGGCATGCTGGAATTCGCCGCGCTGACCTGCCAGATTGGCGATGCGTCGATATTTCCGGTGACCAAGGGGCGGGTCGAGCACGTGGCTGCCGCATCGGTGGGCGAGCCCTTCGAACTCGATTCCGACGATCCGCTGCTGCGCGATTGCCTCGAAAAGAGCGCACTGTCGCATTTGCGCGAGCTCGACGAAACCGGGCGCAGCGCCTATCTGGTGTGTGCTCCGTTGATCTCCGCGTCCGGCAAGTTGGTCGCGGTGCTGGTGGTGCGGCACATGGCATTCCTGTCGCTGAATCAGGACAACCTGCAGTTGCTGCTGGTACTGCTGGGATACTATGCCGATAGCGTCGAACACCGGGCGATGGTCGATGCCATCACCCAGCGTGTGCCCGATTGCCCATATGAATTCGCCTTGGAGCTGGCACGCCTGACTCATATGAAGCGCGCCAGCAATATCGATTCGGCGCTGGTGGCGCTGGTGTTTGCGCGCGGCACCGACGGCGATTCGCTGTTCGATCAGGTGACCCGGACGCGGCGCGCGCTGGATGTGCTCTGGGCAGTGCGCGATGACCAACGGCAAGTGGCGATCACTCTGATGCCGCTGACCGACGAAAACGGTATCAACGGCTACCTGATGCGCACCGAAAACACCCTGAAAAGCCAGTTCTCGACCGATTTCGAAAGATCGCACGTCGCGGTGCACACGGTGGCGGTCAGCTCGAGCGATCCCGGCGACGTGTTGCAGCGCTTGCTCCAACGGTGCGGCCATCATGGCTAA
- a CDS encoding transporter: MKGLRAGNIYRLIGAMLLAVLAGCSTIDAGHAPGLSKTDNWAVLPMANYTETPEAGKRAESIAQSVLQQDGFANLWQYPGDNDTDALLNGHPNAARAKALAWARKAGVRYALTGSVQEWRYKVGVDGEPVAGLTFDVIDVSTGKTVWSATGSRSGWSRSSLAGVGQTLIRQLLAPLAQR, from the coding sequence ATGAAAGGCTTGAGAGCGGGAAATATTTATCGGCTGATCGGCGCCATGCTGCTGGCCGTGTTGGCGGGCTGCTCGACGATCGACGCGGGGCATGCGCCCGGCCTGAGCAAGACCGACAACTGGGCGGTCTTGCCGATGGCCAATTACACGGAAACGCCGGAAGCCGGCAAGCGCGCCGAGAGCATCGCGCAGAGCGTGCTGCAGCAGGATGGTTTTGCCAACCTGTGGCAATACCCGGGCGACAACGATACCGATGCGCTGCTCAATGGTCACCCCAATGCCGCGCGTGCCAAGGCGCTGGCCTGGGCACGCAAGGCAGGCGTGCGCTACGCGTTGACCGGTTCGGTGCAGGAATGGCGCTACAAGGTCGGCGTGGACGGCGAGCCGGTGGCCGGCTTGACCTTCGACGTGATCGACGTGAGCACGGGCAAGACCGTGTGGAGCGCCACCGGCAGCCGCAGCGGCTGGAGCCGCTCGAGTCTGGCCGGCGTCGGTCAGACCCTGATCCGCCAGTTGCTGGCCCCGCTCGCGCAACGCTGA
- a CDS encoding tetratricopeptide repeat protein, translating into MNSDRPRLCPPWLSGLIAVGIVLALAAAYPRGGMQARMLAASPPSEVTVAYLEAWLRIEPNSSTYMSLLVDQYMGLGQWEKAELASQKLALMGGEDARARALLIQLTAAERRAYAVGPDDPRRPPLMVEYIALLERTTQRTWDVPVMRELAAKAHAAGATGVMLHFYRELAAADSANRTEWDEKLATEALAQQSYGDAANAYFAAQDAAQSLQDKRRYFLAALKVLVSGDQVGKACDEAAQRIGELADDPQTLRFLIDLARQAHRTDLMTRYARALGKLSSLEPAGPHVAAFAAANSRRADRHQPRYLDGYEASLRNARFGGARLRLIADTPGANANAVTPSDYDLAFKAFVESSALDDAEKLAEQALAHHMDPLVWTRRLAQVAQWNNHPALALKSWLAFARDSGNEEAWQNVLKLAPQLDDDTAYVAALIHEADRQPANLVLKDQLINAYERLGQPQQALDYLKRRAVGAQREPLLERYALVAERAGHDGEALRTYRTLQTEFGPNAKYALHIANLEYQQGHYDVALEALRQVRGKTASRPQDALYWRTYSELARLTRHDEDANFAYQRLLATGQAEATDLSGMAYFYQGYPIDAGRTAEMAFRKDGSARSLQSALYFYTVAQAWPRIRHLLASLTPAQRDMFDHSSALLAARADYERQIGRWDASLADLRRAASLPDASDDTKVSYLWALVDFGADGELRLATRRWRALADGNSAYWGAYGAAEVRLGNPAQALSYLRRQLSQAPDDPLWLIATADAEESAGHADIAWRLRRAAWRALPGKLAAVAPTHGGGTGSARPHVAALPGTPEAIAQARMAQATLSQTFTNGDRSRDLLIAMLKADRRESGSAAVARSLLGMRAAGLPSDLETPDQAPGQAAQAAEARRQLISAAAKDVVEAWAISGEHNELARAWLAREYTDRLLRPADAQIALALADNDREALTRALAHGRGGVPMGNRIDALNRLGRTDEAETVAFDAMQGAPDNDALQESLRETLLRDRPALGFDVYGTRASPLNSITSSLLGGVALTGRLALIIQAIQRNQHSSDTSQLAWVPAQDRSIEATLRDHTVERDLSATLGHRNAVNSFYTFKVHGEFNRGGPLTTDITAGLNQFTDISPQMQVASTKDMLRVGAQWDSQAHWFMQGSAEVDGFHAQDRTYLGRGVILAAELGYRLRLGYPDWNVRLTGERGIYTASGNVIPSLARLLPAGETPTATQFMPQSVTRYGVMSGFGLDYENAYRHAWVPYLDVGVVHDSIEGWGPQVNVGLAGSIFGNDHARVYYSHEAVTGGGASVTQLGVAYRLYY; encoded by the coding sequence GTGAATAGCGATCGTCCTCGCCTTTGTCCGCCATGGCTCTCGGGTCTGATCGCCGTGGGCATCGTGCTGGCCCTGGCGGCGGCCTATCCGCGCGGGGGCATGCAGGCCCGCATGCTGGCGGCGTCGCCGCCGAGCGAAGTGACAGTCGCCTACCTCGAGGCGTGGCTTCGCATCGAGCCGAACTCGTCGACCTACATGAGTCTGCTGGTCGATCAGTACATGGGGCTGGGGCAATGGGAGAAAGCGGAGCTGGCCTCGCAAAAGCTGGCCCTGATGGGGGGCGAGGATGCGCGCGCCAGAGCGCTGCTGATCCAGCTCACGGCGGCCGAACGGCGAGCCTACGCGGTCGGTCCCGACGATCCCCGGCGGCCGCCGTTGATGGTCGAGTACATTGCGCTGCTCGAGCGCACCACGCAGCGGACCTGGGACGTGCCGGTGATGCGGGAGCTGGCGGCCAAGGCCCATGCCGCGGGCGCCACCGGCGTGATGCTGCATTTTTATCGCGAGCTGGCGGCCGCCGACAGCGCCAATCGCACCGAGTGGGACGAAAAACTCGCCACCGAGGCGCTGGCTCAGCAATCCTATGGCGACGCCGCCAATGCATATTTCGCGGCACAGGATGCCGCGCAGAGCTTGCAGGACAAGCGGCGCTATTTTCTCGCCGCGCTCAAGGTGCTGGTCTCGGGCGATCAGGTGGGCAAAGCCTGTGACGAAGCCGCGCAACGCATCGGCGAGCTGGCCGACGATCCGCAAACCCTGCGCTTCCTGATCGATCTGGCACGCCAGGCGCATCGCACCGATCTGATGACCCGTTACGCGCGCGCCTTGGGCAAACTCTCCAGTCTCGAGCCGGCCGGCCCTCACGTCGCGGCCTTCGCGGCAGCGAATTCGCGCCGCGCGGACCGCCACCAGCCGCGCTATTTGGACGGATACGAGGCCAGTCTGCGCAATGCCCGATTCGGCGGCGCCAGACTTCGATTGATCGCCGACACCCCTGGGGCGAACGCCAATGCCGTTACCCCCAGCGATTACGATCTCGCCTTCAAGGCCTTTGTCGAGAGCAGCGCGCTCGACGACGCCGAGAAGCTTGCCGAGCAGGCGCTCGCCCACCACATGGATCCGCTGGTCTGGACCCGTCGGCTGGCACAGGTCGCGCAATGGAACAACCACCCGGCGCTGGCGCTGAAATCCTGGCTGGCGTTTGCACGCGATTCCGGCAACGAAGAGGCGTGGCAAAACGTCCTGAAGCTGGCGCCGCAACTCGATGACGACACCGCCTATGTCGCGGCCTTGATTCACGAAGCGGATCGTCAACCTGCCAACCTGGTCTTGAAAGACCAGTTGATCAACGCCTATGAGCGCCTCGGGCAGCCGCAGCAGGCGCTCGATTATCTGAAGCGACGCGCGGTGGGTGCGCAGCGAGAGCCGCTGCTCGAGCGCTATGCGCTGGTCGCCGAACGGGCGGGGCACGACGGCGAGGCGCTGCGCACGTACCGCACCCTGCAAACCGAATTTGGCCCGAACGCCAAATACGCGCTGCATATTGCCAACCTCGAATACCAGCAGGGCCACTATGACGTGGCGCTCGAAGCCCTGCGGCAGGTTCGCGGCAAAACGGCGAGCCGTCCGCAGGACGCACTGTATTGGCGCACCTACAGCGAGCTGGCGCGGCTCACGCGGCACGACGAGGATGCCAACTTCGCCTACCAGCGTCTGCTGGCCACCGGGCAGGCCGAGGCGACCGACCTGAGCGGCATGGCCTATTTCTATCAGGGCTATCCGATCGACGCCGGGCGCACCGCCGAAATGGCGTTCCGCAAGGACGGTTCGGCCAGATCGCTGCAATCGGCGCTGTACTTCTACACCGTGGCTCAGGCGTGGCCGCGCATCCGGCATTTGCTGGCCAGCCTCACCCCCGCGCAGCGCGATATGTTCGATCACTCGAGTGCGCTGCTGGCCGCGCGCGCCGACTACGAGCGCCAGATCGGGCGCTGGGATGCATCGCTCGCCGATCTGCGGCGCGCCGCGTCACTGCCCGACGCCAGCGACGATACCAAGGTCTCGTATTTATGGGCGCTGGTCGACTTTGGCGCCGATGGCGAGCTGCGGCTGGCAACGCGCCGATGGCGCGCGCTGGCCGACGGCAATTCAGCTTACTGGGGTGCCTATGGCGCGGCCGAGGTACGTTTGGGTAACCCGGCGCAAGCGCTCAGTTATCTGCGCCGCCAGCTGTCGCAGGCGCCGGATGATCCGTTGTGGCTGATCGCGACTGCCGATGCGGAAGAGTCGGCCGGCCATGCCGACATCGCCTGGCGACTGCGCCGCGCGGCCTGGCGGGCTCTGCCGGGCAAGCTCGCTGCAGTTGCGCCGACCCATGGCGGCGGCACCGGCTCAGCCCGGCCTCACGTCGCCGCGCTACCCGGCACGCCCGAGGCGATTGCCCAGGCGCGCATGGCTCAGGCGACGCTAAGCCAGACATTTACCAATGGCGACCGCTCGCGCGATCTGCTGATCGCCATGCTCAAGGCCGACCGGCGCGAGAGCGGCAGTGCCGCGGTGGCCCGTTCCCTGCTCGGCATGCGTGCCGCAGGGCTGCCGTCCGATCTCGAGACGCCGGACCAGGCACCCGGCCAGGCCGCGCAAGCGGCCGAGGCCCGCCGGCAACTGATCAGCGCGGCCGCCAAGGACGTCGTGGAGGCCTGGGCGATCAGCGGCGAGCACAATGAACTTGCACGCGCCTGGCTGGCCAGGGAGTACACCGATCGCCTGCTGCGGCCCGCCGATGCGCAGATTGCGCTGGCACTAGCCGACAACGACCGCGAGGCGCTGACGCGAGCGTTGGCGCACGGTCGCGGCGGCGTGCCGATGGGCAATCGCATCGATGCGCTCAATCGCCTGGGACGCACCGACGAGGCCGAGACCGTCGCCTTCGACGCCATGCAGGGCGCGCCGGACAACGACGCGCTGCAGGAGTCGCTGCGCGAGACACTGCTGCGCGACCGCCCGGCGCTTGGCTTCGATGTGTACGGCACGCGCGCCAGCCCGCTCAACAGCATCACGAGCTCCCTGCTGGGCGGCGTTGCTCTGACCGGCCGGCTGGCTTTGATCATCCAGGCGATCCAGCGCAATCAGCACTCGTCCGATACGAGCCAGCTGGCCTGGGTGCCGGCGCAAGACCGCTCCATCGAAGCCACCTTGCGCGACCACACGGTCGAGCGCGACCTGTCGGCGACCCTCGGGCATCGCAACGCGGTCAATTCCTTTTATACCTTCAAGGTGCACGGCGAATTCAACCGGGGCGGCCCGCTCACCACGGACATTACCGCCGGGCTCAACCAGTTCACCGATATTTCGCCGCAGATGCAGGTGGCCTCGACCAAGGACATGCTGCGCGTGGGCGCGCAGTGGGACTCGCAGGCGCATTGGTTCATGCAGGGCAGCGCCGAGGTTGACGGCTTTCACGCGCAGGACCGCACCTACCTGGGGCGGGGCGTGATTCTTGCCGCCGAACTGGGTTACCGCCTGCGTCTCGGTTATCCCGACTGGAATGTACGGCTGACTGGCGAGCGGGGCATCTACACGGCCAGCGGCAACGTGATTCCGTCGCTCGCGCGCCTGCTGCCGGCGGGTGAGACCCCCACGGCGACCCAATTCATGCCGCAAAGCGTGACGCGCTACGGCGTGATGAGCGGATTCGGCCTGGATTACGAGAATGCCTATCGGCATGCCTGGGTGCCATATCTCGACGTCGGCGTAGTGCACGACAGCATCGAGGGATGGGGCCCGCAGGTCAATGTCGGGTTGGCGGGTTCGATTTTTGGCAACGATCATGCGCGCGTGTATTACTCGCATGAGGCAGTGACCGGCGGCGGAGCGTCGGTGACGCAACTCGGCGTGGCGTACCGTTTGTATTACTAG
- a CDS encoding sugar ABC transporter has protein sequence MNGLLTGLLLAVMGFLPIGGTSLAMAAGTPALAIANPNIAFYYGAHPPVDELQAFDDVVIDPATATPPDAQSTPHTAWLARIDLRTQTDNSAQTPAAYVSQTVTPLWNRGYRGFLLDDGAPLDQNDRPDDGWLAGLVQAIHAQYPQARVMLRNHLGLAAHIADQLSAVMVDSLYRRYDLLGGFFADVPAAERAEALQRIGALRRSGASLAVVAVDYCARDDRACRRDAANRLEHDGLTPFVTDPSFATVGIGRIEVMPRKILVVQTPEQGEPLDLTAGVRDIAMPLNYLGYDIQYADANQALPHDIDSDRYAGIVVAIDRTVDNPDAWRRWLLGRIRAGVRVAVLGQFGFPIDQEAARALGLEVVPGAAPPDVAPHIVDKAPMMGFEILPPPDIRDALGVRVGAQGKPLLRLKAGSYVYDMAGMLPWGGYTLDPYGIATLGGIQQERWAIQPIDFFEQALALPEMPVPDVTTENGRRLLFVHVDGDGFASRTEFPGPAYGGQALYDQIFTKFPIPMTLSVIEGEVGPTGLYPKISPTLESIAREIFALPNVEIGSHTYSHPFNLEMIDPKTGARITGKVKKEWGGDSAFSLDIPHYKFNLNREIQGSIDYIDRRLAPPGKHVVVLQWPGDAAPPAIAVRRAYAAGVLNINGGDTVITKTNNSWTDIAPYGVSKGPQPDDFQVYAADMDENVYTGDWTGPFYGFTRVLETYALTDRPIRFKAIDIYYHFYSGTKLASLRALRQVYESTLKQAVLPIYTTEYIKRVLDWRRVAVAREGNRWLVRSGANLRELRWPLGHGVPDLKTATGVSGYLPGPGGLYIHMGGDQASFSIAPRGAGDIPYIAEAAGFVRHYRRDARAMSFDFGGYYKPFVSFADANGCRVTVDGKAVAAPVRNGVLRVDVAGRAAQQVTYHSLKVNCE, from the coding sequence TCTGGCCATTGCCAATCCCAATATTGCGTTTTACTACGGCGCTCATCCGCCGGTCGACGAGTTGCAGGCGTTCGACGATGTGGTGATCGATCCCGCCACCGCGACGCCTCCCGACGCCCAAAGCACGCCTCATACCGCTTGGCTGGCGCGGATCGACCTGCGTACGCAAACCGATAATTCCGCGCAAACGCCCGCCGCGTATGTCTCGCAGACAGTAACCCCGCTCTGGAATAGGGGGTACCGCGGCTTCCTGCTCGACGATGGCGCCCCGCTGGATCAGAACGATAGGCCCGACGATGGCTGGCTGGCCGGGCTGGTGCAGGCGATTCACGCTCAATACCCTCAGGCGCGGGTGATGCTGCGCAATCACTTGGGACTGGCCGCGCACATCGCCGATCAACTGAGCGCGGTGATGGTCGACTCTCTGTACCGGCGCTACGACCTGCTGGGCGGATTCTTTGCCGACGTGCCCGCCGCCGAGCGTGCCGAAGCGCTGCAGCGGATCGGGGCGCTGCGGCGCAGCGGCGCGTCGCTGGCCGTGGTGGCCGTCGACTACTGTGCTCGCGATGACCGGGCGTGCCGGCGCGACGCCGCGAACCGGCTCGAACACGATGGGCTCACGCCGTTCGTCACCGACCCGAGCTTCGCGACGGTCGGCATTGGCCGCATCGAGGTCATGCCGCGCAAGATTCTGGTGGTGCAGACCCCGGAGCAGGGCGAGCCGCTCGATCTGACGGCCGGTGTGCGAGACATCGCGATGCCGCTCAATTATCTTGGCTACGATATTCAGTATGCCGACGCCAATCAGGCGTTGCCGCACGACATCGATAGCGACCGCTATGCCGGTATCGTGGTGGCGATCGATCGGACAGTCGACAACCCCGATGCCTGGCGCCGCTGGCTGCTCGGGCGCATCCGCGCCGGCGTGCGGGTGGCGGTGCTCGGTCAGTTCGGGTTCCCGATCGACCAGGAAGCCGCCCGCGCGCTCGGACTCGAGGTTGTGCCGGGGGCTGCGCCCCCCGACGTTGCACCGCACATCGTGGACAAGGCGCCGATGATGGGCTTCGAGATTCTGCCGCCGCCGGATATTCGCGACGCACTGGGCGTGCGCGTCGGTGCGCAGGGCAAGCCGCTGCTGCGTTTGAAGGCCGGCAGCTATGTCTATGACATGGCTGGCATGCTGCCGTGGGGTGGCTATACGCTCGACCCTTACGGTATTGCCACCCTGGGCGGTATCCAGCAGGAGCGCTGGGCGATCCAGCCGATCGATTTCTTCGAGCAGGCCTTGGCGCTGCCCGAGATGCCCGTGCCTGACGTGACGACCGAGAATGGCCGCAGGCTGCTGTTCGTGCATGTCGACGGAGACGGCTTCGCCTCGCGCACGGAGTTCCCCGGGCCGGCCTATGGCGGGCAGGCGCTGTACGATCAGATTTTCACCAAATTCCCGATTCCGATGACCCTTTCGGTGATCGAAGGGGAAGTGGGGCCGACCGGCCTGTACCCGAAGATATCGCCTACGCTCGAGTCCATCGCGCGTGAGATCTTTGCCTTGCCAAACGTCGAAATCGGCAGCCATACGTACTCGCATCCGTTCAATCTGGAGATGATCGACCCGAAGACCGGCGCGCGCATCACCGGCAAGGTCAAGAAGGAGTGGGGCGGGGACAGCGCGTTCTCGCTCGATATCCCGCACTACAAATTCAATTTGAATCGCGAAATCCAGGGCTCGATCGACTACATCGATCGACGCCTGGCGCCGCCCGGCAAACATGTGGTCGTGCTGCAATGGCCTGGGGATGCCGCGCCGCCGGCCATCGCGGTGCGTCGTGCTTATGCTGCCGGCGTGCTCAATATCAACGGCGGCGATACGGTCATTACCAAAACCAACAACAGCTGGACCGACATTGCGCCGTACGGCGTATCCAAGGGACCGCAGCCCGACGATTTTCAGGTCTATGCCGCCGACATGGACGAAAACGTCTATACGGGCGACTGGACCGGCCCGTTTTACGGCTTCACGCGTGTGCTGGAGACTTATGCGCTGACCGACCGGCCGATCCGTTTCAAGGCAATCGACATCTACTACCACTTCTACTCGGGCACCAAGCTCGCCTCGCTGCGCGCGTTGCGCCAGGTATACGAGAGCACCCTCAAGCAGGCGGTTCTGCCCATCTATACCACCGAGTACATCAAGCGCGTACTCGACTGGCGCCGGGTCGCCGTGGCCCGCGAGGGCAACCGCTGGCTGGTGCGCTCGGGTGCCAATCTGCGCGAATTGCGCTGGCCGCTCGGACACGGCGTGCCCGACCTGAAGACCGCCACCGGGGTGAGCGGCTACCTGCCTGGACCCGGCGGGCTCTATATCCATATGGGCGGGGATCAGGCCAGTTTCTCGATCGCCCCCCGCGGCGCCGGCGATATTCCCTATATCGCCGAGGCGGCGGGATTCGTGCGCCACTATCGGCGAGACGCACGCGCCATGAGCTTCGATTTTGGCGGCTACTACAAGCCGTTCGTGAGCTTCGCCGATGCGAACGGCTGCCGCGTGACAGTCGACGGCAAGGCGGTCGCGGCGCCGGTCAGGAACGGCGTGCTGCGCGTCGACGTTGCCGGGCGCGCGGCGCAGCAAGTGACCTACCATTCGCTCAAGGTGAACTGTGAATAG